Genomic window (Tripterygium wilfordii isolate XIE 37 chromosome 11, ASM1340144v1, whole genome shotgun sequence):
CTAAGGGAGAGACTCAAAAATCACATAAGGTGAGGATATTGGAGAGCAACATCACTAGGAGAGAAGAAAGCAACAAGTTTCTTGAAAGGGTAATCCATCATGTATGCAGTATGTAGGAAAAATGTATCCAATGTAAGAACATAGTGGTACACTTCAATCTTAAAGATGTCCCATGTCCCATACATTACCtctaaatcaatcaaaatgaaactacaatattttaaataaaataaacagaTATCCATCATTGATACTAAATTCGAAACATAACATTCATAAGTCCAACTAACTTATTAGTTTAGCAAACAGCAGGTATAGATAACCCATTTCAACAATGAATTACCCATCCACTTGATCAGCAAGCATAGCAAAATCAGCCACTTGATAAATCCAGCCAATCTTCATCGCTGATCCTACATGAAGGTTTTTTTGTAATAAAGTTTGTGCATAATATTTAACAAAATCATAGCATATTTGTACCATCATGTTAGCAAACTATATACCTCCTGCGTGCAACGTCTGATGTAGCAGCGCGCTTTCCACGCCCACCAGCAACACGCGAAGGACTCACAGGATCCATCGTATCCACTTGTCGAAGTTCTTACGATACAcaattatgaaagaaaaataaaataattgaaagatTTGCACAATACCGAAATCACgtataaattataacatgataatttGTACCTTCAAGCTGAGATTCCAGATCTTGAACAAGCTGTTTGAGTTGTTCATACTCTTCGAGCTCATCATTGTTCATGGGATTAGATTGATTCAATGCTCGAAGTTGTCTTCGTGTATTGATTAGTGTTGAACTGATGGTTGCCCTGTTTTTATAAATCATGGACTTCTTAGCAACCATAGACAATAACCTATCCTCATCAAATTTCTCCCGCTCTTCAGCATCCCAACGTCgttcctcttcctcttttttaAGCCTATGCTCTTCCATGCTTCGCATATAGCTGCTCCAGTTACGATGGTGGTTCTCCATCATCCCCTTAAAGCCAGCATTGATACTATCACTCACAGAACCAGAAGAGTCGGTCTTCCCGCCCCTCTTCCGTAGCCGAGCACTCTTAGCAGATTTGGAGCCAATCGGTCTTTCAATGACATTAGCATCATCGCCATTTGATGCTTGGAAAGGAGAATCAGCATCATTTAAAGTAGTGCCATGAGGGATACTCAATGGTGTCTCAAACAAGGGGGTTTGATTTACATTCAACCCAGACGAACCGCCCTGGTTAACTCCAAAATCATTCATCGCCATAGGATCTTCACATGTGGCATTCTTCTTTATACCTAGTTCATGACCAGCCTTACTATCTGCGCTATACGTCTGCCATTTGTAGCAGTCCCTGAGAATCAGCCAACAATGCTCATACTTGAAGTTTTGGTTATATGTACGTAGGAATAGTGATCTAGCAGACCGCTCCTGAAAATTTCATATAATCAAATAAGAGCATGAAATCAAATGCAGGACAACACATTCAGAAGGTATATTATAGAATTGAGTAATCTAGAAATTACAACAAATCCGAAACAATACATTCACAATGTATATTAAAGATGTGAGTAATATAAGCAATTTCAAAATCCTAAACATAACATTCACAAAGTAGATTATAGCATTGactaacatatatatttgaataaTCCAGCACGTAACATACATAATGTATATCATAGCATTGAATAAAATAGTTGAAAAAAATATCCATCACATCACATTAACAATCTATATTATATTATGGAAGAACATAAGGAATAAAAAAGAGCATCACATAACAGGGACACTATAGATAAAGTAATTGAAACTGTCAACACCCTAAATAAGAAAACCATTACCTGATCTTGTATGGTGAACCCACTAGGTTTGAACTCCATGCTTTGTTTCCATATGGCTGTCCATTTTGTAACCCAAGGGTGAAAGAGACCCCATCTACTTTCACAAGCCTGCTCATTTCTAGACCTATCCCCATCTCTTCTGCTCACAAAATCCTCCCAAACTCTCAACCAGAATGAAACCTTGTCTTGACTTGTCCCAACAGTTGGGTCAGTACTAATCTTGacccaagatttgcacaaatcAATATCCTCCTCCATCTTCCAGTTAGGAGGCCGCGGAGTTCTTTCGTCGTTCTGAGTCCTACTTTTTTTTGTGCGTTTCGATGGCCCTGCTACGGTTTGCACTGAAGGTGTGGATTGGACTTGAGAAGGGAATGTGGTAGGCTGACATTGAGTGCTAATTGGGGTAGGTGTTGGTGAGGATAGTTCTACAAGTGGGGGATTTAGATAATGTTGTTGACTGTGTAGAAAGGTCTGTAACATTGCTGGATTGCTAGCAAAAACCCTTGGGTCTATGCCCGATTGTACCATTTGGAAAATGGAATTCCAGATTGGGGTTGGGTCTGATGCTGGGTGGTTTGTAGGAGTTTGGGAGTTGGAATCGTTGTTGTTGTTCATCTTAGATTAATATAACAACACCTGTAGATATGGGGTGAGACAAAAAAGACATAAAATGAAACCTAATAAATAGACAAATATATACAtagtaaaaaaaatagataaattaaatgatttcaatatttcataaaagaaaacaatttctcTTAAAGGGACTCAAAATTCCCAGAATCATATTATGAGATGAACAAAATATGGTTATGGAGTTAAGCACATCCACACTTCTGAAAGTAACAAAAATATTTCTCTTAGTGGTTCACTATTGTTGTTGCAGCTTCCAACATATACATAGACAAAACGTAATCTATAATAGTGGCCATACTTTGGTGAACAAACCTCAATGTCCATAACCACTTGTGTTGAATATAGAGTGTTCCCTACATACCAATAGTGACACAAATATTAAGCAAGTAAGCAAGTTAGTGCAAGAGAAGCTCATTTCAAGAGACTGGCATGCTCTGCTCCGTGAGTTGAAACTCAAAATGAGACTTGTTTTGTCTAAGGAGTTGATCTTTTTGTTGAAATGATAAAATAattggagagagagagtactAAATACTGCCTATGCATTTTTATCAGAAAAACTAAATTCAACTAAACCcagaatttaaaaaagaaaaattgcagagagagagagagagtgattgTGTCTTCATGTTATTACTTCTACACAAGAGATAAAGAGAAAGTGTCATGTACCGAATGGAGTGATTGACTGTCACAAGTTATTCACAACTCACAAAAAGGATCAGATCAAACATCTTACTTAGTTCCATGATTACGAGACTATCCCTGTAAGGGCAACCAAGTCTTCAGGTTCACTATTGCAAATACAAGTTTAGAATCCCAACCTAGCCAATACAAGTTTAGAATCCATAATACTAAATATCAATCTTCTATGGATTACAGGATCTGTCAACATAAGCGCATATGAGTAGCTAGATTCACGATCTAACATCAATGAATTCGAAATTCAATAAAGCAAATCACAGATCGTGAATCAAAATCACACGAATCAAGCGTCGTGAATGAAGCATGATGACCAGATTGAAGCAGATGTACAAAATGCatagagaaaagagaaggaattgCACCTGATGAAAGAAGGAAGAGAACAAAACCCAACCGAGGAAGAGCCGCTCGTTGTGGTTAAATATCTAGAAAAGATATACAAACCCTAAATAAGTGAGTAATTGTATTGAGTGACCGGAAAGGTGGACGGCGGTCGTTCGATCGGAGATGGTAGATCAGTCGTACATGGAGAGCGACGGAGGCGAACGCGATTTCACTTTCGCGATTTCCTTCTGTCTAGCGTTAACTTTACGATGGAGGAAAAGTTGTTGGTGTGGGCCACGTTGTGTAAAAGCAGGCCAACATGGGGGCAATCCAAACTACCTTCTCCCATGCTTGGCCCAGCAAATTGAAGCCAATACAATTGTATTGTTGGAGAGTGAAATTTGTCCATGGGCCAACAGATTGCTTAAATATATGCtccatgggccaacaaatgtttgTTGTTGCAATTGCTCTAATAATACATAATATGATTTAAGGTTTGCATttaagacaaaaatgaa
Coding sequences:
- the LOC120009731 gene encoding uncharacterized protein LOC120009731: MNNNNDSNSQTPTNHPASDPTPIWNSIFQMVQSGIDPRVFASNPAMLQTFLHSQQHYLNPPLVELSSPTPTPISTQCQPTTFPSQVQSTPSVQTVAGPSKRTKKSRTQNDERTPRPPNWKMEEDIDLCKSWVKISTDPTVGTSQDKVSFWLRVWEDFVSRRDGDRSRNEQACESRWGLFHPWVTKWTAIWKQSMEFKPSGFTIQDQERSARSLFLRTYNQNFKYEHCWLILRDCYKWQTYSADSKAGHELGIKKNATCEDPMAMNDFGVNQGGSSGLNVNQTPLFETPLSIPHGTTLNDADSPFQASNGDDANVIERPIGSKSAKSARLRKRGGKTDSSGSVSDSINAGFKGMMENHHRNWSSYMRSMEEHRLKKEEEERRWDAEEREKFDEDRLLSMVAKKSMIYKNRATISSTLINTRRQLRALNQSNPMNNDELEEYEQLKQLVQDLESQLEELRQVDTMDPVSPSRVAGGRGKRAATSDVARRRISDEDWLDLSSG